One part of the Rutidosis leptorrhynchoides isolate AG116_Rl617_1_P2 chromosome 1, CSIRO_AGI_Rlap_v1, whole genome shotgun sequence genome encodes these proteins:
- the LOC139874836 gene encoding uncharacterized protein, whose product MNYNMQGWEKSLAEVHSMLKTAEQDIPYKVSNPGVLMIREGRVRKNKPKTWGKGKGKSIAKKKIPPPPKKENPAKDAECFHCGKVGHWRRNCPSYLSELRKGKAGQTSKSGNEKK is encoded by the exons atgaattacaatatgcaaggttgggagaaatctctggcagaggtgcactcgatgctcaaaactgctgaacaggatattccatataaggtttccaatccaggtgtccttatgattagggaaggtagagtgagaaagaataagccaaaaacttggggaaaaggaaaaggcaagtcaattgctaagaaaaagattccaccacctcccaagaaagaaaacccagcgaaagacgccgaatgtttccactgtggaaaagttggccactggaggaggaactgtccttcctacctatctgagttgagaaaaggcaaagctggccagactagcaaatcag ggaatgagaagaagtaa